Proteins encoded by one window of Misgurnus anguillicaudatus chromosome 4, ASM2758022v2, whole genome shotgun sequence:
- the nsfb gene encoding N-ethylmaleimide-sensitive factor b — translation MAGRVMKAARCPTDELSLTNCAVASEKDFKTGQHVMIKTTPTQKFVFTVKTHPSIVPGTIAFSLPQRKWAGLSLNQDVEVSVYNFDSSRQYVGTVTLEIDFLQKKNTDSNPYDSDKMAIEFIQFFNAQAFSMGQQFAFSYCDKLFGLVIKDIEAMDPSILRGEQSSNKKQKIQIGLLHGNSQVIFEKAESSSINLIGKAKARGSRQSIINPDWNFERMGIGGLDKEFSAIFRRAFASRVFPPDIVEQMGCKHVKGILLFGPPGCGKTLMARQIGKMLNAREPKVVNGPEILNKYVGESEANIRKLFADAEEEQKRLGANSGLHIIIFDEIDAICKQRGSMAGSTGVHDTVVNQLLSKIDGVEQLNNILVIGMTNRPDLIDEALLRPGRLEVKMEIGLPDETGRLQILNIHTAKMRQSNMLGKDVNINELAGETKNFSGAELEGLVRAAQSTAMNRHIKASAQVEVDTEKAQTLQITRSDFLASLNNDIKPAFGTNQEDYCSYIMNGIVKWSNGVSDILGDGELLVQQTKNSERTPLVTVLLEGPPHSGKTALAAKIAEDSEFPFIKICSPDKMIGFSENAKCQAIKKIFEDAYKSQLSCVLVDDIERLLDFVPIGPRFSNLVLQALLVLLKKPPPRGRKLLIIGTTSRKDVLQEMGMLDSFSTTIHIPNISSGEHLMEALELLGGFQDKERATIAGVVKGKAVWLGIKKLQMLIEMSLQMPLEYRVNKFLALLREEGAFGSDKYVAM, via the exons AGAAAATGGGCTGGACTTTCACTTAACCAGGATGTAGAAG TCAGTGTCTATAACTTTGACTCATCAAGACAGTATGTGGGAACAGTGACGCTAGAAATTGACTTCCTgcaaaagaaaaacacagacagcaACCCGTATGACTCCGATAAAATGGCCATTGAATTTATTCAGTTCTTTAATGCGCAGGCCTTTAGCATGGGCCAGCAG TTTGCGTTCAGTTACTGCGATAAGCTTTTCGGGCTGGTCATAAAAGACATTGAGGCCATGGATCCCAGCATCCTTAGGGGTGAGCAAAGCTCCAACAAAAAACAGAAG ATTCAGATTGGTCTGTTGCATGGTAACAGTCAGgtgatttttgaaaaagctGAAAGCTCATCTATCAATTTGATTG GAAAAGCCAAGGCCAGGGGTTCTCGGCAGTCTATCATCAACCCGGACTGGAACTTTGAGCGCATGGGCATCGGAGGCCTGGACAAGGAGTTCTCAGCCATCTTCCGCCGGGCCTTCGCCTCTAGAGTCTTTCCTCCAGACATAGTGGAGCAGATGG GCTGTAAACATGTAAAGGGGATTTTGTTGTTTGGGCCGCCCGGCTGTGGTAAAACCCTCATGGCACGTCAGATTGGTAAGATGCTGAATGCCAGAGAGCCCAAGGTGGTCAACGGGCCAGAGATCCTGAACAAATATGTGGGCGAGTCAGAGGCCAACATCAGAAAGCTGTTCGCGGATGCAGAAGAGGAACAGAAGAGG TTGGGGGCCAACAGCGGACTGCACATAATAATATTTGATGAGATCGATGCCATCTGTAAGCAACGTGGCAGCATGGCGGGAAGCACAGGGGTCCATGACACTGTAGTCAACCAGCTCCTGTCCAAGATCGATGGTGTGGAGCAGCTTAACAACATCTTGGTTATTG GAATGACCAACAGGCCTGACCTGATCGACGAAGCTCTCTTGAGGCCGGGTAGACTGGAGGTCAAAATGGAGATCG GCCTGCCTGATGAGACGGGCCGCCTTCAGATCCTCAATATCCACACAGCGAAGATGAGACAGTCAAACATGTTGGGCAAAGATGTCAACATCAATGAGCTGGCTGGTGAGACCAAGAACTTCAGCGGAGCTGAGCTTGAAGGTCTCGTTCGAGCTGCCCAGTCAACTGCTATGAACCGTCATATCAAG GCCAGCGCTCAGGTGGAGGTAGACACAGAAAAAGCTCAGACTCTTCAGATCACCAGAAGTGACTTCTTGGCATCCCTGAACAATGATATTAAGCCT GCCTTTGGTACTAATCAGGAGGATTACTGCAGTTACATCATGAACGGCATTGTGAAGTGGAGCAACGGTGTGTCTGACATACTGGGTGATGGAGAACTTCTGGTGCAACAAACGAAGAACAGTGAACGCACACCACTTGTAACTGTGTTATTGGAAG GCCCTCCACACAGTGGTAAGACCGCACTGGCGGCCAAGATAGCAGAAGACTCAGAGTTCCCCTTCATCAAGATCTGCTCCCCAGACAAAATGATTGGATTTTCTGAGAACGCCAAGTGTCAAGCCATCAAAAAG atatttgaaGACGCCTACAAATCCCAGCTGAGTTGCGTGTTGGTGGACGACATAGAGCGACTGTTGG ATTTTGTTCCTATCGGTCCACGGTTCTCTAACCTGGTGCTGCAGGCTCTGCTGGTGTTACTGAAGAAACCTCCTCCTCGG GGTCGTAAGTTGCTGATTATTGGCACGACTAGCAGGAAAGATGTCCTGCAGGAGATGGGCATGTTGGACTCTTTCAGCACTACCATCCACATCCCCAACATCTCAAGTGGAGAACATCTCATGGAGGCTCTGGAG CTTCTCGGCGGCTTTCAGGACAAGGAGCGAGCAACAATCGCAGGAGTGGTGAAAGGAAAGGCTGTGTGGTTGGGCATTAAGAAGCTTCAGATGCTCATCGAGATGTCACTGCAG atgccTCTTGAATACAGAGTTAACAAGTTTTTGGCGCTACTGAGAGAAGAAGGAGC ATTTGGCTCTGATAAATATGTGGCCATGTAG